The Gymnogyps californianus isolate 813 chromosome Z, ASM1813914v2, whole genome shotgun sequence genome has a window encoding:
- the NANS gene encoding sialic acid synthase: MSREFELCPGRRVGGEQPCFIIAEIGQNHQGDLAIAKRMIRMAKDCGADCAKFQKSELEYKFNKKALERPYTSKHSWGKTYGEHKRHLEFSHDQYRELKKYAEEIGIFFTASGMDEMAVEFLHELDVPFFKVGSGDTNNFPYLEKTAKKGRPMVISSGMQSMNTMHQVYQIVKPINPNFCFLQCTSAYPLQPEDVNLRVISAYQSAFPDIPIGYSGHETGIAISVAAVAMGAKVVERHVTLDKTWKGSDHQASLEPNELAELVKAIRTVEKAMGSPVKQLLPCEMACNEKLGKSVVAKVTIPEGAVLTLDMLTVKVGEPKGFPPEAIFDLVGQKVKKDIEEDETITEQAVENHVKKVKC; this comes from the exons ATGTCGCGCGAGTTCGAGCTGTGCCCCGGGCGACGTGTTGGCGGGGAGCAGCCATGCTTCATCATCGCGGAGATCGGGCAGAACCACCAGGGCGACCTGGCCATCGCCAAGCGCATGATCCGCATGGCCAAG GACTGTGGAGCAGACTGTGCTAAGTTCCAGAAGAGTGAACTGGAGTACAAATTCAACAAGAAAGCCTTAGAAAGGCCCTATACTTCTAAACACTCCTGGGGAAAGACCTATGGGGAGCACAAGCGCCACTTGGAGTTTAGTCATGACCAATATAGAGAGCTAAAGAAATATGCAGAGGAGATTggcattttcttcacagcttcTGGCATGGATGAG ATGGCTGTGGAATTTCTACATGAACTGGATGTTCCATTTTTCAAAGTAGGATCAGGAGATACAAACAATTTTCCATATTTGgaaaagactgcaaaaaaag GTCGCCCAATGGTGATTTCCAGCGGGATGCAGTCGATGAACACAATGCATCAGGTTTACCAGATTGTGAAGCCCATCAATCCAAACTTCTGCTTCCTGCAATGCACCAGTGCATACCCGCTTCAGCCAGAGGATGTCAATCTCCGTGTTATATCG GCATATCAGTCAGCTTTTCCTGATATCCCCATTGGCTATTCGGGGCATGAAACTGGCATAGCCATTTCAGTGGCAGCTGTTGCTATGGGTGCTAAAGTAGTGGAACGCCATGTGACTCTCGACAAAACATGGAAAGGAAGTGACCACCAAGCATCCCTGGAGCCAAATGAACTGGCAGAGTTAGTGAAAGCCATCCGTACTGTGGAAAAAGCGATGGGTTCTCCAGTCAAACAACTCTTGCCCTGTGAAATGGCTTGCAATGAAAAG CTGGGAAAATCTGTCGTAGCAAAAGTGACCATTCCTGAAGGTGCAGTACTGACACTTGACATGCTGACAGTGAAGGTGGGAGAGCCTAAAGGATTTCCCCCAGAAGCCATCTTCGATCTGGTGGGCCAGAAGGTTAAAAAAGATATCGAAGAAGATGAAACAATCACTGAGCAAGCAGTGGAAAATCATGTCAAAAAAGTGAAGTGCTAA
- the CCIN gene encoding LOW QUALITY PROTEIN: calicin (The sequence of the model RefSeq protein was modified relative to this genomic sequence to represent the inferred CDS: inserted 4 bases in 2 codons; deleted 4 bases in 4 codons; substituted 7 bases at 7 genomic stop codons): MSLVEKSCLFYMLVAYLCELKEVVNSAYAETXVGTSELMLSPCQIYGRLLKEDDLHVQNENQAFLALIXYVTFRKEERXTYSNKIFAYIHSPGVSANTLVATSHDMLMLNSHSGPLAQMEMILSDRKQEHAXRLLLFQRKGSLMDSVMILGGQKEDVRFSDEGSAYTFELTCLAYMWLKLTEMPRNATAPSATLAVSVTGGVTDHITTSKTAQKXNAWTEVLPIGLVFHIMVTCGGVVYSLGDCADARKXVSNTCKYGDGRKENGTLTGKISIPMDATALMTKEKKSCXFILXQGSXMGASYVFRWWITLTLKTGKVVQYLTFRIEFSHKPLLSFPQENILSVHSPPPNFLISLAEKEVSKLVNMVAILPNTCTLDLLHPVCSVGDHKEVPLVWRHCLCR, encoded by the exons ATGTCCCTTGTGGAGAAAAGTTGCCTGTTCTACATGCTCGTAGCCTACCTGTGTGAGCTTAAAGAGGTGGTGAACAGTGCCTATGCAGAGAC TGTGGGTACTTCAGAACTCATGCTCAGCCCCTGTCAGATATATGGCAGGCTCCTCAAGGAGGATGACCTCCATGTACAGAATGAGAACCAGGCTTTCCTGGCCCTGATCTAGTACGTGAcattcaggaaagaagaaagataaacaTATTCCAATAAGATTTTTGCCTATATCCACTCACCTGGGGTCTCAGCCAACACACTGGTGGCTACCAGCCATGACATGCTGATGCTCAACAGTCATTCTGGCCCTCTGGCTCAGATGGAAATGATTTTGAGTGACAGGAAGCAAGAACATGCTTGAagactgctt cttttccagaggAAGGGGTCATTAATGGACTCTGTAATGATTTTAGGAGGCCAGAAAGAGGATGTAAGATTTAGTGATGAGGGTTCTGCTTATACTTTTGAGCTTACATGTTTGGCTTACATGTGGCTGAAACTGACAGAGATGCCGCGTAATGCAACTGCTCCTAGTGCAACATTAGCAGTTAGTGTCACTGGAGGAGTAACAGACCATATCACTACCTCAAAGACAGCTCAGAA CAATGCCTGGACTGAGGTACTGCCTATAGGTTTGGTCTTCCACATCATGGTGACCTGTGGAGGAGTAGTGTACTCCCTTGGGGATTGTGCTGATGCAAGGAAATAGGTCTCT AACACTTGCAAGTATGGTGATGGGAGGAAAGAGAACGGGACTCTGACTGGGAAAATAAGCATTCCCATGGATGCTACTGCCTTGAtgaccaaggaaaaaaagtcatgttaGTTTATATTGTGACAAGGCAGCTGAATGGGTGCTTCCTATGTGTTCAGATGGTGGATTACTTTGACACTCAAGACAGGGAAAGTGGTGCAATACCTCACCTTCCGTATTGAATTCAGCCATAAACCT TTGTTGtcttttccacaggaaaacATCCTGAGTGTGCAcagcccccccccaaattttTTGATATCa cttgcagaaaaagaagtgagCAAATTAGTGAACATGGTTGCGATATTACCAAATACCTGCACTTTAGATTTGTTGCATCCAGTGTGCTCAGTTGGAGACCACAAGGAGGTCCCTCTTGTATGGAGGCATTGTTTATGTAGATGA
- the CLTA gene encoding clathrin light chain A isoform X2 gives MADLELFGTQQQPTAAADNGALDGAEEDPAAAFLAQQENEIAGIENDEGYSILDGGEVPATLQVPEGLDSGTRGGTVVVNGDVYQESNGPADSYAAISQVDRLQSEPESIRKWREEQKERLEQLDANSRKQEAEWKEKAIKELEEWYARQDEKLQKTKASNRAAEEAFVNDAEDIFPGTEWERVAQLCDFNPKSSKQAKDVSRMRSVLISLKQAPLVR, from the exons ATGGCCGACTTGGAGCTCTTCGGTACTCAGCAGCAGCCGACGGCCGCCGCCGATAACGGGGCACTGGACGGCGCCGAGGAGGATCCTGCCGCCGCTTTCCTGGCGCAGCAGGAGAATGAGATCGCGGGCATCGAGAACGACGAGGGGTACAGCATCCTGGACGGCGGCGAGGTGCCGGCGACGCTGCAGGTTCCGGAGGGTCTCGACTCGGGTACGCGCGGAGGGACGGTGG TGGTTAATGGAGATGTCTATCAG GAGAGTAATGGTCCAGCAGACTCCTATGCTGCTATATCCCAAGTAGATCGACTCCAGTCAGAACCAGAGAGCATTCGTaagtggagagaggagcaaaAGGAGCGCCTGGAGCAACTTG ATGCGAACTCACGAAAGCAGGAAGCAgaatggaaggagaaagcaaTAAAGGAGTTGGAGGAGTGGTATGCAAGGCAAGATGAAAAgctccagaaaacaaaagccagcaaCAG GGCAGCTGAAGAAGCCTTTGTGAATGAtgcagaagacatttttccagGCACTGAGTGGGAACGTGTGGCTCAGCTCTGTGATTTTAATCCCAAGTCTAGTAAGCAGGCAAAAGATGTGTCCCGCATGCGTTCAGTCCTCATCTCACTCAAGCAGGCTCCGCTGGTTCGCTGA
- the CLTA gene encoding clathrin light chain A isoform X3, which translates to MADLELFGTQQQPTAAADNGALDGAEEDPAAAFLAQQENEIAGIENDEGYSILDGGEVPATLQVPEGLDSGTLVNGDVYQESNGPADSYAAISQVDRLQSEPESIRKWREEQKERLEQLDANSRKQEAEWKEKAIKELEEWYARQDEKLQKTKASNRAAEEAFVNDAEDIFPGTEWERVAQLCDFNPKSSKQAKDVSRMRSVLISLKQAPLVR; encoded by the exons ATGGCCGACTTGGAGCTCTTCGGTACTCAGCAGCAGCCGACGGCCGCCGCCGATAACGGGGCACTGGACGGCGCCGAGGAGGATCCTGCCGCCGCTTTCCTGGCGCAGCAGGAGAATGAGATCGCGGGCATCGAGAACGACGAGGGGTACAGCATCCTGGACGGCGGCGAGGTGCCGGCGACGCTGCAGGTTCCGGAGGGTCTCGACTCGGGTACGC TGGTTAATGGAGATGTCTATCAG GAGAGTAATGGTCCAGCAGACTCCTATGCTGCTATATCCCAAGTAGATCGACTCCAGTCAGAACCAGAGAGCATTCGTaagtggagagaggagcaaaAGGAGCGCCTGGAGCAACTTG ATGCGAACTCACGAAAGCAGGAAGCAgaatggaaggagaaagcaaTAAAGGAGTTGGAGGAGTGGTATGCAAGGCAAGATGAAAAgctccagaaaacaaaagccagcaaCAG GGCAGCTGAAGAAGCCTTTGTGAATGAtgcagaagacatttttccagGCACTGAGTGGGAACGTGTGGCTCAGCTCTGTGATTTTAATCCCAAGTCTAGTAAGCAGGCAAAAGATGTGTCCCGCATGCGTTCAGTCCTCATCTCACTCAAGCAGGCTCCGCTGGTTCGCTGA
- the CLTA gene encoding clathrin light chain A isoform X1, producing MADLELFGTQQQPTAAADNGALDGAEEDPAAAFLAQQENEIAGIENDEGYSILDGGEVPATLQVPEGLDSGAVDGVVNGDVYQESNGPADSYAAISQVDRLQSEPESIRKWREEQKERLEQLDANSRKQEAEWKEKAIKELEEWYARQDEKLQKTKASNRAAEEAFVNDAEDIFPGTEWERVAQLCDFNPKSSKQAKDVSRMRSVLISLKQAPLVR from the exons ATGGCCGACTTGGAGCTCTTCGGTACTCAGCAGCAGCCGACGGCCGCCGCCGATAACGGGGCACTGGACGGCGCCGAGGAGGATCCTGCCGCCGCTTTCCTGGCGCAGCAGGAGAATGAGATCGCGGGCATCGAGAACGACGAGGGGTACAGCATCCTGGACGGCGGCGAGGTGCCGGCGACGCTGCAGGTTCCGGAGGGTCTCGACTCGG GTGCTGTTGATGGAGTGGTTAATGGAGATGTCTATCAG GAGAGTAATGGTCCAGCAGACTCCTATGCTGCTATATCCCAAGTAGATCGACTCCAGTCAGAACCAGAGAGCATTCGTaagtggagagaggagcaaaAGGAGCGCCTGGAGCAACTTG ATGCGAACTCACGAAAGCAGGAAGCAgaatggaaggagaaagcaaTAAAGGAGTTGGAGGAGTGGTATGCAAGGCAAGATGAAAAgctccagaaaacaaaagccagcaaCAG GGCAGCTGAAGAAGCCTTTGTGAATGAtgcagaagacatttttccagGCACTGAGTGGGAACGTGTGGCTCAGCTCTGTGATTTTAATCCCAAGTCTAGTAAGCAGGCAAAAGATGTGTCCCGCATGCGTTCAGTCCTCATCTCACTCAAGCAGGCTCCGCTGGTTCGCTGA
- the CLTA gene encoding clathrin light chain A isoform X4 — protein sequence MADLELFGTQQQPTAAADNGALDGAEEDPAAAFLAQQENEIAGIENDEGYSILDGGEVPATLQVPEGAVDGVVNGDVYQESNGPADSYAAISQVDRLQSEPESIRKWREEQKERLEQLDANSRKQEAEWKEKAIKELEEWYARQDEKLQKTKASNRAAEEAFVNDAEDIFPGTEWERVAQLCDFNPKSSKQAKDVSRMRSVLISLKQAPLVR from the exons ATGGCCGACTTGGAGCTCTTCGGTACTCAGCAGCAGCCGACGGCCGCCGCCGATAACGGGGCACTGGACGGCGCCGAGGAGGATCCTGCCGCCGCTTTCCTGGCGCAGCAGGAGAATGAGATCGCGGGCATCGAGAACGACGAGGGGTACAGCATCCTGGACGGCGGCGAGGTGCCGGCGACGCTGCAGGTTCCGGAGG GTGCTGTTGATGGAGTGGTTAATGGAGATGTCTATCAG GAGAGTAATGGTCCAGCAGACTCCTATGCTGCTATATCCCAAGTAGATCGACTCCAGTCAGAACCAGAGAGCATTCGTaagtggagagaggagcaaaAGGAGCGCCTGGAGCAACTTG ATGCGAACTCACGAAAGCAGGAAGCAgaatggaaggagaaagcaaTAAAGGAGTTGGAGGAGTGGTATGCAAGGCAAGATGAAAAgctccagaaaacaaaagccagcaaCAG GGCAGCTGAAGAAGCCTTTGTGAATGAtgcagaagacatttttccagGCACTGAGTGGGAACGTGTGGCTCAGCTCTGTGATTTTAATCCCAAGTCTAGTAAGCAGGCAAAAGATGTGTCCCGCATGCGTTCAGTCCTCATCTCACTCAAGCAGGCTCCGCTGGTTCGCTGA
- the CLTA gene encoding clathrin light chain A isoform X5: protein MADLELFGTQQQPTAAADNGALDGAEEDPAAAFLAQQENEIAGIENDEGYSILDGGEVPATLQVPEGLDSGTLASYGELHSKTSSFRSDSYAAISQVDRLQSEPESIRKWREEQKERLEQLDANSRKQEAEWKEKAIKELEEWYARQDEKLQKTKASNRAAEEAFVNDAEDIFPGTEWERVAQLCDFNPKSSKQAKDVSRMRSVLISLKQAPLVR, encoded by the exons ATGGCCGACTTGGAGCTCTTCGGTACTCAGCAGCAGCCGACGGCCGCCGCCGATAACGGGGCACTGGACGGCGCCGAGGAGGATCCTGCCGCCGCTTTCCTGGCGCAGCAGGAGAATGAGATCGCGGGCATCGAGAACGACGAGGGGTACAGCATCCTGGACGGCGGCGAGGTGCCGGCGACGCTGCAGGTTCCGGAGGGTCTCGACTCGGGTACGC TAGCTTCTTATGGAGAATTACATTCAAAGACAAGCAGTTTTAGAT CAGACTCCTATGCTGCTATATCCCAAGTAGATCGACTCCAGTCAGAACCAGAGAGCATTCGTaagtggagagaggagcaaaAGGAGCGCCTGGAGCAACTTG ATGCGAACTCACGAAAGCAGGAAGCAgaatggaaggagaaagcaaTAAAGGAGTTGGAGGAGTGGTATGCAAGGCAAGATGAAAAgctccagaaaacaaaagccagcaaCAG GGCAGCTGAAGAAGCCTTTGTGAATGAtgcagaagacatttttccagGCACTGAGTGGGAACGTGTGGCTCAGCTCTGTGATTTTAATCCCAAGTCTAGTAAGCAGGCAAAAGATGTGTCCCGCATGCGTTCAGTCCTCATCTCACTCAAGCAGGCTCCGCTGGTTCGCTGA